The Labilibaculum sp. sequence TTTGAATGGCATTTTTTTTTAATCCTCATGTTTCATTAAAAACATCTTAATCTCCTCAATACAAAAGCCTTTACTTTCAATCCAGTCAATAGCTTTATCCTCTCTGCTAAATACACGTGTATTTAAATTTGTATCTCTTAAATAAAAAGAAAAAATATAGGCCCTTACAATTTGCCCAAACTTTAGACCAACAATAACTGCATTATATTCAAACTGTAAACGACGGGTAAGCTTACGAATTGCATTATTTATTATCCTGGCTATCTCAGGAGATGATATAATTAAATCGCTCAAATCGCAAATGGAAGCCAAGTCTTTATATAAATACTCTTCCAACATTTGATCAATCGCCTTGGAAAAAAAAATAGCAGCCTCCTCATCTTGCATACCCATAACCTTAAGATACGCTACATTAGAATATACCCGAATGCAAAAATCATCACTATCTATTACAATCTTCATCCCATTAAATTTTCGATTCATATCGCATTCATATTTAACAGACTAAAAACTAAATATAAGATTTTCCAGAAGATTAACTAACAATATTTATTTGAAATTACACCATTGATCCAACTCCCTCATTTTCCAAAAAAATAAAATTTTAAAAACTTATAATAACAAATTCTATCTTTGTGCCAATTTGTCGGAAGACAACACATTGGCAGACTATTTGTATTTACTGCCGCGGAATAAAAATTAGAACGATAAAAATCATTGAAAAATGACAAAAGATAAAAGCAAACCAAATAAAGAAGAATTGAAAGATAAAGATATAGAAACTACTGAAAATCAAATGATAGAAGAGGTATTCGAAAAAGAAGAGTCAAAGATCGAAGAAAATAAGGATACGAAGAAAACCAAGAAATCTGCAAAAGAAAAAAAAGCAGACGAACTTGCTGAATTAACAATCCAACTTCAGAATATTAATGACAAGTATGTACGTTTGTCAGCCGAATTTGACAACTATCGCAAAAGAACTTTAAAAGAGAAGATGGAACTGACCAAATCGGGCGGAGAAAAGATTCTTATCAACATTCTTCCTGTAATGGATAACTTCGAACGTGCCCTGCAATCAATTGATGCCGCAAAAGACATTGATGCAATAAAGGATGGCGTTCATTTGATTTATGGCAATTTCAAAGAATTTGTCACTCAAAATGGAGTAAAAGAAATTGAAGCTGTAAATCAGGATTTTGACACCGACATCCACGAGGCAATTACTAAAATCCCTGCTCCAACCAAGGAGTTAAAAGGAAAAGTAGTTGACTGTGTTGAAAAAGGATATTTTCTTCACGACAAGGTAATTCGTTTTGCCAAAGTTGTTGTAGGAGAATAAGGAAATTCAAAATCTAAGCTGAGAAAAAGATGTCGAAAAGAGATTATTATGAAGTGCTGGGAGTTCCCAAGTCAGCCTCGGAAGCCGAATTAAAAAAAGCATACCGTAAAAAAGCCATTCAGTTTCATCCAGATAAAAATCCGGACAATAAGGACGCTGAAGAAAAATTTAAAGAAGCTGCAGAAGCTTATGAAGTTTTAAGTAATCCTGAAAAACGTCAGCGATACGATCAATTTGGTCATTCGGGCATGAGCGGTTCAGCCGGCGGCGGTTTCGGTGGTGGCGGAATGAACATGGAAGATATTTTCTCTCATTTTGGCGACATCTTTGGTGGTGGTGGCGGATCTTTCTTTGGTGGTGGATTTGGCGGTGGCGGCCGAAGCTCAAGAAGAGTAAACCGTGGCAGCAACCTTAGGGTTAAGGTTAAGCTGACATTAAAGGAAATTGCAGAAGGTGTTGAAAAGAAGATAAAAGTTAAAAAACAGGTTGAATGTAAGTCGTGTAGTGGATCAGGAGCAAAAGACGGATCGTCATTTTCTACTTGTTCTACCTGTCATGGTTCTGGTCAGGTAACACGTATCCAGAATACAATTCTTGGCCAAATGCAAACAGCTTCAACTTGTCCGTCTTGTGGTGGTGAAGGAAAAATTATCACAAATAGATGTACTAAATGTGCTGGAGAAGGAATTGTGCAAGACGAAGAGGTTATCACAATCAATATTCCTGCCGGAGTAGCCGAAGGAATGCAGCTGTCGGTTAGCGGAAGAGGAAATGCTGCCCGCCGGGGCGGAGTAAATGGTGATTTATTAATTCTTGTTCATGAAGAAGAACATCCGGAATTGATTCGTGATGAAAACGATCTTTTATACAATCTATTTATTAGTATTCCTGACTCAATATTAGGCACTGCTGTTGAAATTCCTACGATTGAAAATAAGGTAAAAGTGAAAATTGATGCTGGAACTCAACCGGGGAAAATTCTTCGCTTAAGAGGTAAAGGTTTGCCTGATATCAATGGTTACGGCAGAGGAGATTTACTGGTTAAAATTAATGTTTGGATACCGAATACCATTTCTAAAGATGAAAAGAAAATTTTAGAGAAACTGCAAACTTCTGAAAGCTTTACGCCTAAGCCTACGGCTCACGAAAAAAGCTTTTTCAAAAAAGTGAAGAACTTTTTTGATTAAGAAATCACAATATTAAATTTATAAAAAAAGAGATCATCCAACAATGGATGATCTCTTTTTGCATCTGCCCAAATGACAAATCAGGAAAGCAAATTCCAGAACAAAACAGCAAACTTTCTGCTTAAAATTTCGGGCCGCCTGTTTTGAGAATGCAACGCCACACTCTCCAAATCAATCATTCAAAATAATAAGGCATACTTCCTGTCTGAAGAGGGGAATTTCCTTTCCAAACAGGCAAGTTTCTCCGAATCAGGAGCCGAATTCTCTCCCTGACAGGAAAATTATGAGTTAAACACATCCAATCCATATTAATCTAAATATTTATCTTATTTGATCAAAATAATCCGTTATAAATTACATCGTTCAAAACCAAATTAAAAACCTGTGCAATCTTCTTTACATCGATTTTATATGTTGAATTTCTCTAAATTGATTACTTTAGTTTCCTATTGAAATTTTAGTGTCACCAAACCAATATATACATGGCATTTTTCGAAGCAAAAGACATTGTTAAACAATACGCAGGGCACAAAGCTTTAAACAAGGTAAGTATCTCCGTTCCGAAAGGAAGCATTTTCGGTCTGCTGGGACCAAATGGTGCAGGAAAAACAACTTTAATCAGAATTATAAACCAAATAACCGGCCCCGATTCCGGAGAGGTTTTCTTTAATGGCAAACCATTGGTTCCCGCCGACATAACACGAATTGGATACCTTCCTGAAGAAAGAGGTTTGTATAAAAAAATGAAAGTTGGAGAACAGGCTGTTTATCTGGCTCAGCTTAAAGGAATGAGCCAAAAGGAAGCAACAAAAAAACTAAAGGTTTGGTTCGATAAGTTTGATATTCTTCAATGGTGGGATAAAAAAGTAGAAGAGCTTTCGAAAGGAATGCAGCAAAAAATACAGTTTATTGTTACCATTCTGCATGAACCTGAATTACTGATCTTTGATGAACCATTTAGTGGTTTCGATCCGATCAACGCCAATCTTCTAAAAAAGGAGATTCTGGAGCTTCGCGACAAAGGAGCAACCATCATCTTCTCAACACACAATATGGGATCGGTTGAAGAAATTTGTGACCATATTGCACTGATCAACAAATCGGAAAAAATATTGGACGGACCAGTTGACCAGATCAAGAAGAAATATCGAACCAATACCTATCAACTTACTTATACCGGTGAATTCGACAAACTGGAGCAAGTTCTAAAGTCAGATTTTGAGATTGTAGAGAAAAACAAAGGTCTCGACGCCAATACCCTTACAATAAGATTGAATAATGGAGCTACATCCAATGAATTATTGGAGCAATTACTCCCCTATTTAAATATCGTTTCCTTTAGTGAAATCATTCCCAGCATGAATGATATATTCATTCGAGTTGTGAATGAAAACAAAAAAATCTAACCCGAAACACCTTTAAAAATGAATAAAATTTTCATCATTATAAAAAGAGAATATCTTTCGCGAGTAAAGAAAAGATCATTCCTTATTTTAACCTTTTTAACTCCTGTTTTAATTGCCGGTATTTATGCATTCATGATTTGGATGATGCTTAAAGACGATACAGAAAGCAGAACCATTGCTGTAATTAATGAATCGGAATTGGTTGAACCTGTACAATCTAAAGATTTCACCACCTTCAAATACCTTACCGACACAAGTTTTGAAGATGCCAAAGCACAAATGGAGGAAAAAGGATATTATGCGATTCTTGTAATTCCTGCGAATATTTTGGACAACAAAACAGCAGAATTATTCTCCTACAAACAGGTGACAATAGAAGTAAAATCGGAAGCAGGCTTTCAACTTAGAGATCATATTGAGCAACTAAAACGATCAAAAATTATTGCTCAGGCCAACATGCCCGATTTGGAAGAGAAACTGGCAGCAACAAAAACTCCTATTTCTATGAAAACCATCAAATTTGGAGAGGGTGGAGAAATAAAACAAAGCTCCACAGAAATAGCAATGGCCATTGGATTTATATCCAGCTTCATCATTTATATGTTTATTTTCTTGTATGGTGTACAAGTAATGCGTGGTGTAATCGAAGAAAAAAGCAATCGAATTGTTGAGGTAATTATTTCATCGGTAAAACCTTTTCAACTGATGATGGGGAAAATCGTTGGTGTTGCAATGGTTGGATTGACTCAGTTCATTATGTGGGTTATTCTTTCCGGTGTAATTATCACTATTGGTACTGCGGTAGTATTGCCAGGTGTCGATATGGATTCATTACAACAAGCAAAAACACTTTCGGAATTGCCTCAGGGAGCAGCTTCGTTAAATGCTGATCAATTAAAAATGGCTCAGGATTTATTGGGTACTTTTGACTTTGGATACGTTGCCGGAATTCTTGGTGCATTTATCTTCTTTTTCCTTGGTGGTTATTTGTTGTACTCAGCCCTTTTTGCCGCCGTTGGCAGCGCTGTTGATAATGAAACTGAAACTCAGCAATTCATGCTGCCAATAACAATTCCTCTGATATTGGCCATGTATATCGGTTTTGCTGTTGCAAAGAATCCGGAAGGCAGTCTCGCCTTTTGGGGATCAATGATCCCTTTAACCTCACCGATAGTGATGCTTGTAAGAATTCCATATGGAGTTCCGGTATGGGAATTACTACTCTCTATGGTAACACTAATTGGAACCTTCCTTTTTGTTACCTGGATTGCAGCAAAAATATATAGAACCGGAATTTTAATGTATGGAAAAAAAGTTTCCTACAAAGAAATCTGGAAATGGCTGCGCTATCATAATTAGAAAGAACTAAATAATGAACTATGTAAATGCCTCATTTTGTGAGGCATTTTTTACAAATAGATAACAGGCATGATTTTTGGAGAAACCCTAAACGTTAAAAAAACTTATTCATCGTAACAAGCCAGTCAAAAATTATACCCCGAGAGCAAAGTTTTTACTATCTTCGGGTTCAAATTGAATCTTAGGAAGTTAAATAGCCTTTCAGGAATCACTAATAAATCAGACAATTAACTCAACCAAATAGTAATTCATGCGAATTTCTGTAATAGATTTAGGAACGAATACATTTAATTTACTCGTTGCAGAATGGGATGGAACTGGAATTCCAAAAATTCTGAACCGTTCAAAATACGCAACAAAAATAGGGAAAGGTGGCATCAACAATAATATAATTACTGATGAAGCAATTGAAAGAGCTAAAAATGCCTTTGATACAATAATCGAAATTTCAAATCAACTTGAGGTATCAAAAACCCTTGCTTTTGCTACCTCTGCAATAAGATCTGCAGAGAATGGTGACGCATTTGTAAAATTAATTGAGGAGAAATACCATGTCAATATCGAAATTATTTCGGGAGACAGAGAAGCAGATTTGATTTTTTCAGGAACAAAAAAAGCCTTTGATTTAAATCATGAACCAATTGCAATACTTGATATTGGTGGTGGCAGTAACGAAATTATTATTGCTAACAATGAAAAAGTATTTTGGAAAAACAGCTATCCTCTGGGAATGACCCGGTTATTGGAGAAATTCAATCCTACCGATCCTATTAATAAAAATATGGTGAAGGATATTGAAGCATATCTAAAATCTCAAATGACCGATTTATTTGAAGCTCTGGACATCCACTCTGTAAAAACATTAATAGGTTCTTCCGGATCATTCGACACATTCAAACAAATATTGGTTGCTAACAATCCTGAAGTAAATGGCTTTCCAACAACGCATTTTGAAATTAAACTAAAAGATTTTTTCAAATTGCACCAATTATTTTTAGCTTCTACTCTTGACGAAAGAGAACAAATGCCGGGAATGGATCCTGTTCGGGTTGAGCTGATCGTTATAGCCAGTATTTTCATCAATTATCTGGTAAAAGAATCAGGAATTAGTAAATTGTTCCAATCTTCTTTTGCACTAAAAGAAGGTGCTCTTTTTGAATTTATTGAAAAAAACTCCAGCATTGCTGACAAAAATAAAATGATAGAAATAAAAAAATAAGCATGTCAAAAATTCTGATCATCGACGACGAGAAAAGTATTCGCAACACTTTAAGAGAAATATTGAGTTACGAAGATTATGAAATAAGTCTTGCCGAAAATGGCCTTGAAGGAATTGAATTGGCTAAATCAGATGAATTTGATGTTATTTTGTGCGACATTAAAATGCCGCAAATGGATGGGATTGAAGTTCTTGAGAAAACACAAGAACTTGGATTAGATACTCCTGTAATAATGATTTCAGGTCATGGAAATATTGATACTGCAGTAGAAGCCATTAAAAAAGGAGCTTTTGATTTTCTTGAGAAACCATTGGATTTGAATCGCATTTTAATAACGATTCGAAATGCCATGGACAAATCAAAACTTATTACAGAAACCAAAGTTCTGAAGCGA is a genomic window containing:
- a CDS encoding ABC transporter permease, with the protein product MNKIFIIIKREYLSRVKKRSFLILTFLTPVLIAGIYAFMIWMMLKDDTESRTIAVINESELVEPVQSKDFTTFKYLTDTSFEDAKAQMEEKGYYAILVIPANILDNKTAELFSYKQVTIEVKSEAGFQLRDHIEQLKRSKIIAQANMPDLEEKLAATKTPISMKTIKFGEGGEIKQSSTEIAMAIGFISSFIIYMFIFLYGVQVMRGVIEEKSNRIVEVIISSVKPFQLMMGKIVGVAMVGLTQFIMWVILSGVIITIGTAVVLPGVDMDSLQQAKTLSELPQGAASLNADQLKMAQDLLGTFDFGYVAGILGAFIFFFLGGYLLYSALFAAVGSAVDNETETQQFMLPITIPLILAMYIGFAVAKNPEGSLAFWGSMIPLTSPIVMLVRIPYGVPVWELLLSMVTLIGTFLFVTWIAAKIYRTGILMYGKKVSYKEIWKWLRYHN
- a CDS encoding phosphatase, with the translated sequence MRISVIDLGTNTFNLLVAEWDGTGIPKILNRSKYATKIGKGGINNNIITDEAIERAKNAFDTIIEISNQLEVSKTLAFATSAIRSAENGDAFVKLIEEKYHVNIEIISGDREADLIFSGTKKAFDLNHEPIAILDIGGGSNEIIIANNEKVFWKNSYPLGMTRLLEKFNPTDPINKNMVKDIEAYLKSQMTDLFEALDIHSVKTLIGSSGSFDTFKQILVANNPEVNGFPTTHFEIKLKDFFKLHQLFLASTLDEREQMPGMDPVRVELIVIASIFINYLVKESGISKLFQSSFALKEGALFEFIEKNSSIADKNKMIEIKK
- a CDS encoding nucleotide exchange factor GrpE, which gives rise to MTKDKSKPNKEELKDKDIETTENQMIEEVFEKEESKIEENKDTKKTKKSAKEKKADELAELTIQLQNINDKYVRLSAEFDNYRKRTLKEKMELTKSGGEKILINILPVMDNFERALQSIDAAKDIDAIKDGVHLIYGNFKEFVTQNGVKEIEAVNQDFDTDIHEAITKIPAPTKELKGKVVDCVEKGYFLHDKVIRFAKVVVGE
- the dnaJ gene encoding molecular chaperone DnaJ, with translation MSKRDYYEVLGVPKSASEAELKKAYRKKAIQFHPDKNPDNKDAEEKFKEAAEAYEVLSNPEKRQRYDQFGHSGMSGSAGGGFGGGGMNMEDIFSHFGDIFGGGGGSFFGGGFGGGGRSSRRVNRGSNLRVKVKLTLKEIAEGVEKKIKVKKQVECKSCSGSGAKDGSSFSTCSTCHGSGQVTRIQNTILGQMQTASTCPSCGGEGKIITNRCTKCAGEGIVQDEEVITINIPAGVAEGMQLSVSGRGNAARRGGVNGDLLILVHEEEHPELIRDENDLLYNLFISIPDSILGTAVEIPTIENKVKVKIDAGTQPGKILRLRGKGLPDINGYGRGDLLVKINVWIPNTISKDEKKILEKLQTSESFTPKPTAHEKSFFKKVKNFFD
- a CDS encoding ABC transporter ATP-binding protein — encoded protein: MAFFEAKDIVKQYAGHKALNKVSISVPKGSIFGLLGPNGAGKTTLIRIINQITGPDSGEVFFNGKPLVPADITRIGYLPEERGLYKKMKVGEQAVYLAQLKGMSQKEATKKLKVWFDKFDILQWWDKKVEELSKGMQQKIQFIVTILHEPELLIFDEPFSGFDPINANLLKKEILELRDKGATIIFSTHNMGSVEEICDHIALINKSEKILDGPVDQIKKKYRTNTYQLTYTGEFDKLEQVLKSDFEIVEKNKGLDANTLTIRLNNGATSNELLEQLLPYLNIVSFSEIIPSMNDIFIRVVNENKKI